One genomic window of Anas acuta chromosome 14, bAnaAcu1.1, whole genome shotgun sequence includes the following:
- the ADAM19 gene encoding disintegrin and metalloproteinase domain-containing protein 19 yields MRGRGLLCGIALSLLLQPPRRGEVAAGSEPQPVVVVPHWEALGSPGGEKHPFRAEVKIEAEGQELVLELEKNGNLFAPGYTETHYNQTGQAQTVPLSHTEHCFYHGTVRGREHSSVALSACRGLRGLIVLSSNSSYIVEPVPGSPDQHFIYRLGDLRLQRGACGHQDGTVTAEGWLRDFTAGVKSPHLRVRRDTLQTTKYVELLLVADYAEFQKHHFNIGATRLKLVEAANYVDKFYRSLNIRIALVGLEIWNQGNKCDVTENPYSTLNSFLAWSNKERVYRKYDNVQLVTGVSFQGTTVGLAPVMSMCSHYQSGGVNMDHSENAIGVAATIAHEMGHNFGMNHDSAGCCATRAEDGGCIMASAIGHPFPKVFNQCNRKELEKYLQSGGGMCLSNMPDTKNLYGGKKCGNGYLEEGEECDCGEVEECNNPCCNANNCTLKLGAECAHGSCCHQCKLMSPGTLCREQSGLCDLPEYCTGQSPFCPPNSYQIDGASCEGGRAYCYSGMCLTYEDQCLQLWGPGATPAPDVCFEKVNAAGDTYGNCGKDMYGNYRKCEKRDAKCGKIQCQSYASKPLQPNAVPIDTTISQQWIQVKCRGTHVHRSENEDKEMLDPGLVLTGTKCGSHHVCFEGRCQNTSTIFESESCSKKCHGNGVCNNNKNCHCNPGWAPPFCNKQGRGGSMDSGPPMPEGSSAAVITLAILAPILLLIGIMLLLYYLKCWNKFVICSQKKAPQFSDTSGNGHANPAFKLKTPQMQRKVTDFPEIPSKPPPRPPPCLQINMQQPSAFSNGYNHSMGKPAGVAQLAPAKDVTWRTPPSRPAPPAPKPPGSQDVSRPQPPQRALPANPVPNRTRGRPGDSPALPLPPARPRTPGQLQPAGQNTSVGTAGAGNFLRVGQSGFRVHP; encoded by the exons ATGCGAGGCCGGGGGCTGCTCTGCGGCATCGCCCtctcgctgctgctgcagccaccgcGCC GAGGAGAGGTGGCCGCCGGCTCGGAGCCGCAGCCCGTGGTGGTGGTGCCGCACTGGGAAGCGCTGGGGAGCCCCGGCGGCGAGAAG CATCCATTCCGAGCCGAAGTTAAGATTGAGGCAGAAGGCCAGGAACTTGTCTTGGAGTTAGAGAAAAATGG AAACCTTTTTGCACCAGGCTACACCGAGACTCATTACAACCAGACAGGACAAGCTCAGACCGTGCCCCTGAGCCACACG GAGCACTGCTTTTACCACGGGACAGTGCGGGGCAGAGAGCACTCCAGTGTGGCGCTCAGCGCGTGCAGGGGCCTGCG AGGACTCATCGTGCTGAGCAGCAACTCCAGCTACATCGTGGAGCCTGTCCCCGGCAGCCCAGACCAGCACTTTATCTACAGGTTGGGTGACCTGAGGCTGCAGAGAGGAGCCTGCGGCCACCAGGACGGCACGGTCACAGCTGAGGGCTGGCTCAGGGACTTCACAGCCGGGGTGAAATCACCCCACCTCAGG gtGAGGCGGGATACTCTGCAGACTACGAAGTAtgtggagctgctgcttgtggctgATTATGCGGAG TTTCAGAAGCATCACTTCAACATTGGAGCAACAAGGCTTAAACTAGTGGAGGCTGCTAATTACGTAGATAAG TTTTACAGGTCCCTGAATATCCGTATTGCCTTGGTGGGGCTGGAGATCTGGAATCAAGGGAACAAATGCGATGTAACTGAGAATCCCTACTCCACCCTGAATTCCTTTCTGGCCTGGAGTAACAAGGAGCGGGTGTACAGAAAATACGATAATGTCCAACTAGTCAC GGGTGTGTCCTTCCAAGGTACCACAGTAGGCTTGGCTCCCGTGATGTCCATGTGCTCTCATTACCAGTCAGGAGGAGTGAACATG GACCACTCTGAAAATGCCATTGGTGTTGCTGCTACCATTGCCCATGAGATGGGACACAACTTTGGCATGAATCACGattctgctggctgctgtgctaCCCGTGCGGAGGATGGAGGCTGCATCATGGCTTCTGCAATTGG GCATCCATTCCCCAAGGTGTTCAACCAGTGCAACAGGAAAGAGCTGGAGAAGTATCTGCAGTCTGGTGGAGGGATGTGCCTCTCCAACATGCCAGACACCAAGAATTTGTATGGAGGGAAGAAATGTGGAAACGGCTACTTGGAAGAGGGGGAGGAGTGTGACTGTGGAGAGGTGGAG GAATGCAATAACCCCTGCTGCAATGCCAACAACTGCACCCTAAAGCTGGGTGCCGAATGTGCCCATGGCAGCTGCTGTCATCAGTGCAAG CTGATGTCTCCAGGAACTCTCTGCAGGGAACAGTCAGGACTGTGTGACCTCCCAGAATACTGCACTGGCCAGTCACCATTTTGTCCCCCCAACTCTTACCAAATTGATGGGGCTTCTTGCGAAGGAGGAAGGGCATATTGCTACAGTGGCATGTGCCTCACGTATGAAGACCAGTGCTTGCAGCTGTGGGGGCCTG GAGCAACGCCAGCACCAGATGTTTGTTTTGAGAAGGTTAATGCCGCCGGAGACACCTATGGGAACTGTGGGAAGGACATGTACGGCAACTACAGGAAGTGCGAGAAAAG AGATGCTAAATGTGGGAAGATCCAGTGCCAGAGCTATGCTTCCAAACCCCTGCAGCCCAATGCCGTGCCCATAGACACAACCATCTCCCAGCAGTGGATACAGGTGAAGTGCCGAGGGACCCACGTGCACAGATCTGAGAATGAAGACAAGGAGATGCTGGACCCTGGCTTGGTGTTGACAGGAACAAAATGTGGGAGCCATCAT GTTTGCTTTGAGGGACGCTGCCAGAACACATCCACCATCTTCGAGTCTGAAAGCTGTAGCAAGAAGTGCCATGGCAATGGG GtctgcaacaacaacaagaactgCCACTGCAACCCGGGATGGGCTCCCCCATTTTGCAACaagcaggggagaggaggaagcatGGACAGTGGCCCCCCCATGCCAGAAG GCTCTTCAGCAGCAGTGATAACTCTGGCAATCCTGGCTCCCATTCTCCTTCTCATTGGAATCATGCTTTTGTTGTATTATCTGAAATGCTGGAATAAATTTGTCATCTGTTCTCAAAAGAAGGCCCCGCAGTTCAG TGACACTTCTGGAAATGGCCATGCGAACCCTGCCTTCAAGCTGAAAACCCCTCAGATGCAGAGAAAG GTGACTGATTTCCCTGAAATCCCATCAAAACCTCCTCCCCGgccacctccctgcctccaAATAAATATGCAGCAGCCATCTGCCTTCTCCAACGGCTACAACCACAGCATGGGGAAACCTGCTGGGGTGGCACAGCTGGCACCAGCAAAGGACGTCACCTGGAGGACACCCCCGAGCaggccagcacctcctgcccccaaGCCACCAGGCTCTCAG
- the SOX30 gene encoding transcription factor SOX-30: MERGGGGGGSGQGPGPGPQGLGGERGEPLAEPPLSAQRAPWGAAAPAEGGREPGSCAGEPLGAPRTAAGRGGGGGDGRWGSAGEPRGALRAEAGEGGSPHGSPHGSPPRPAAGGGLTASQPRGEPPGVVPQALRVPLVLRPLQVQGPLAAELLRGPQVAPKQAPLKMQALLEPAVKIETKNVPLTVLPSDSGMPDTPFSKDKSGHVKRPMNAFMVWARIHRPALAKANPTANNAEISVQLGLEWSKLSEEQKQPYYDEARKIKQRHREEFPGWVYQPRPGKRKRFPLNVSGLLSGTTQSIITTNPAAVLPFQSPGYSIVIPTVQNSIGHPVCEALSAIRLPASSVQRPGPITLFQSTFASTTSLAVPAPTLPMHPVIASQHFAESVQTGACDVSSGPNCPLKRLTPVFVESSSRNSSNTVTAHGRFSVSTIELPKEYSGLSACPRGVPLSQATPLPHSRLYESPPIGQPVNLFGAPPRFSFHHPYFVPGPYYFPSSTCPFSRPPFGCGNFSSSVPECLGCYENRYQTQEMKFSVLDRDYPFREYPEEIVHQDSHNCERLEEVTCRSSRSEEECVSPMPQLDIGAIENVLSATPPTPSSIQLVNVTDSDEEEEEEKVLREL; the protein is encoded by the exons AtggagcggggcgggggcggcggcggctccgggcaggggcccggccccggccctcAGGGGCtgggcggggagcggggggagcCCCTGGCGGagcctcccctcagcgcccaGCGGGCCCCGTGGGGAGCCGCGGCCCCTGCGGAGGGCGGCAGGGAGCCGGGGAGCTGCGCGGGGGAGCCTCTGGGCGCCCCCCGAACGgctgcggggcggggagggggcggcggggatgGGCGCTGGGGCAGCGCGGGGGAGCCGCGGGGAGCCCTCAGGGCGGAGGCGGGCGAGGGGGGCTCCCCTCACGGCTCCCCTCACGGCTCCCCGCCGCGGCCCGCTGCCGGTGGGGGCCTCACGGCCTCGCAGCCCCgcggggagccccccggggtgGTGCCTCAGGCGCTGCGGGTCCCGTTGGTGCTGCGGCCGCTGCAGGTGCAGGGCCCGCTGGCCGCCGAGCTGCTCCGCGGGCCCCAGGTGGCCCCGAAGCAAGCGCCGCTGAAAATGCAGGCGCTGCTCGAGCCGGCGGTGAAAATCGAGACCAAAAACGTGCCCCTCACTGTGCTGCCCTCCGACTCAG GAATGCCAGATACTCCATTTAGCAAGGACAAAAGTGGCCACGTAAAGCGTCCGATGAATGCGTTTATGGTGTGGGCTAGGATTCATCGGCCTGCTCTAGCCAAAGCTAACCCGACTGCCAATAACGCAGAAATCAGTGTTCAGCTCGGGTTGGAGTGGAGCAAACTGAGTGAAGAGCAGAAACAGCCCTATTATGATGaagctaggaaaataaaacaaaggcacAGAGAGGAATTTCCTg GTTGGGTTTATCAGCCACGGCCAGGCAAAAGGAAGCGTTTTCCACTGAATGTCTCAGGTCTACTTTCCGGCACCACTCAGAGTATCATCACTACAAATCCAGCTGCTGTTCTTCCCTTCCAATCACCTGGATACTCTATTGTCATCCCCACTGTTCAGAACAGTATTGGACATCCAGTCT GTGAAGCTCTTTCTGCCATCCGTCTGCCAGCTTCTTCTGTTCAACGTCCAGGTCCAATTACCCTTTTCCAGTCTACTTTTGCGAGCACCACATCATTGGCAGTTCCAGCTCCAACCCTGCCCATGCACCCTGTAATTGCATCACAGCACTTTGCTGAATCTGTTCAGACAGGAGCTTGTGATGTATCTTCTGGACCCAACTGCCCTCTGAAGAGACTTACACCAGTTTTTGTTGAGAGCTCCAGTAGAAACTCAAGTAACACAGTCACTGCTCATGGCAGATTTTCCGTTTCTACCATTGAGCTCCCAAAGGAGTACTCAGGGCTTTCTGCTTGTCCTAGAGGAGTACCTCTTTCCCAAGCTACTCCTCTTCCTCACTCACGTCTCTATGAGAGTCCTCCCATTGGGCAGCCAGTTAATCTGTTTGGAGCACCTCCTCGATTTTCATTTCATCACCCTTACTTTGTACCTGGACCTTACTATTTCCCCTCAAG CACGTGCCCATTCAGCCGGCCTCCATTTGGCTGTGGGAATTTCTCCAGCTCAGTGCCAGAATGTCTTGGCTGTTACGAAAACAGGTACCAGACACAGGAGATGAAGTTTTCGGTTCTGGACAGAGACTATCCTTTCAGGGAATACCCAGAGGAAATTGTACATCAGGACTCACACAACTGTGAGAGGCTGGAGGAAGTGACCTGTCGCAGCAGCCGCAGTGAGGAGGAGTGTGTAAGCCCCATGCCACAACTGGATATTGGAGCAATTGAGAATGTTTTGTCAGCCACCCCTCCTACTCCTTCCAGCATCCAGCTAGTCAATGTGACTGACAGTGacgaggaggaagaagaagaaaaggtgtTGCGAGagctgtaa
- the THG1L gene encoding probable tRNA(His) guanylyltransferase isoform X1 — translation MRGCWRAAAAAAIGAGGGRAAGRGRCLMAKSKFEYVRDFEADDTCLPNCWIVVRLDGRNFHRFAEQHEFKKPNDDRALHLMTRCAQTVMQELEDIAIAYGQSDEYSFVFKRKSKWFKRRASKFMTHVVSQFASSYVFYWKDYFKDQQLLYPPGFDGRIVLYPSTQNLKDYLSWRQADCHINNLYNTVFWMLVQRSGLTPVQAQDRLQGTLAGDKNEILFSEFNINYNNEPLMYRKGTVLIWQKVNEVTTKKIKLPKETEEQEIEVTRTRTKVVPLHCDIIGDQFWEEYPEILAEDS, via the exons ATGCGGGGGTGctggcgggcggcggcggcggcggccatcggagcgggcggcgggcgggctgCGGGCCGCGGTCGCTGCCTCATGGCTAAAAGCAAGTTCGAGTACGTGCGGGACTTCGAGGCGGACGACACCTGCCTGCCCAACTGCTGGATAGTGGTGCGCCTGGACGGCCGCAACTTCCACAG GTTTGCTGAACAGCACGAGTTCAAAAAGCCAAACGATGACCGCGCTCTTCACCTGATGACCAGGTGTGCCCAGACGGtgatgcaggagctggaggataTCGCTATCGCTTATGGGCAGAGCGATGagtacagttttgttttcaaaaggaaaagtaaatggTTTAAAAGAAGAGCAAG TAAGTTCATGACGCACGTGGTCTCGCAGTTTGCATCCAGTTACGTTTTCTATTGGAAAGATTACTTCAAGGACCAGCAGCTTCTGTACCCACCAGGATTTGATGGACGAATTGTGCTGTATCCCAGCACCCAGAACTTAAAGGACTACCTCAGTTGGAGACAAGCAGACT GCCATATTAATAACCTTTATAATACGGTGTTTTGGATGCTTGTACAGCGAAGTGGTTTGACACCAGTGCAAGCACAGGATAGACTCCAG GGAACGCTGGCTGGAGATaagaatgaaattttattttctgagttcaACATCAACTACAACAACGAGCCTTTGATGTATAGAAAAGGAACTGTCCTAATATGGCAGAAG GTTAATGAAGTCACgaccaagaaaataaaactgccaaaggaaacagaagaacagGAAATTGAAGTGACACGGACTAGGACTAAAGTTGTTCCCCTGCACTGTGACATTATTGGGGACCAGTTCTGGGAGGAATATCCTGAGATTCTGGCTGAGGATAGTTGA
- the THG1L gene encoding probable tRNA(His) guanylyltransferase isoform X2, which produces MTHVVSQFASSYVFYWKDYFKDQQLLYPPGFDGRIVLYPSTQNLKDYLSWRQADCHINNLYNTVFWMLVQRSGLTPVQAQDRLQGTLAGDKNEILFSEFNINYNNEPLMYRKGTVLIWQKVNEVTTKKIKLPKETEEQEIEVTRTRTKVVPLHCDIIGDQFWEEYPEILAEDS; this is translated from the exons ATGACGCACGTGGTCTCGCAGTTTGCATCCAGTTACGTTTTCTATTGGAAAGATTACTTCAAGGACCAGCAGCTTCTGTACCCACCAGGATTTGATGGACGAATTGTGCTGTATCCCAGCACCCAGAACTTAAAGGACTACCTCAGTTGGAGACAAGCAGACT GCCATATTAATAACCTTTATAATACGGTGTTTTGGATGCTTGTACAGCGAAGTGGTTTGACACCAGTGCAAGCACAGGATAGACTCCAG GGAACGCTGGCTGGAGATaagaatgaaattttattttctgagttcaACATCAACTACAACAACGAGCCTTTGATGTATAGAAAAGGAACTGTCCTAATATGGCAGAAG GTTAATGAAGTCACgaccaagaaaataaaactgccaaaggaaacagaagaacagGAAATTGAAGTGACACGGACTAGGACTAAAGTTGTTCCCCTGCACTGTGACATTATTGGGGACCAGTTCTGGGAGGAATATCCTGAGATTCTGGCTGAGGATAGTTGA